The Balearica regulorum gibbericeps isolate bBalReg1 chromosome 27, bBalReg1.pri, whole genome shotgun sequence genome contains a region encoding:
- the TMED4 gene encoding transmembrane emp24 domain-containing protein 4, whose translation MRSVSPAGRAMAGGGALRAAVAAVVLAAWSAHGLYFHIGETEKRCFIEEIPDETMVIGNYRTQLWDKQSESFLPSTPGLGMHVEVKDPDGKVVLSRQYGSEGRFTFTSHTPGEHQICLHSNSTRMALFAGGKLRVHLDIQVGEHTNNYPEIAAKDKLTELQLRARQLLDQVEQIQKEQNYQRYREERFRMTSESTNQRVLWWSIAQTIILILTGIWQMRHLKSFFEAKKLV comes from the exons ATGCGCAGTGTGTCCCCCGCGGGGCGGGCCatggcgggcggcggggcgctgCGGGCGGCGGTTGCCGCTGTGGTGCTGGCGGCCTGGAGCGCCCACGGCCTCTACTTTCACATCGGCGAAACGGAGAAACGCTGTTTCATCGAGGAAATCCCAGATGAGACCATGGTTATCG ggAACTACCGGACGCAGCTGTGGGACAAGCAGTCGGAGTCGTTCCTGCCCTCCACCCCGGGGCTGGGCATGCACGTGGAGGTGAAGGACCCTGACGGCAAG GTGGTGCTGTCGCGGCAGTACGGCTCGGAAGGACGCTTCACCTTCACCTCCCACACGCCGGGCGAGCACCAGATCTGCCTCCACTCCAACTCCACCCGCATGGCGCTCTTCGCCGGGGGCAAACTG CGGGTCCACCTGGACATCCAGGTGGGTGAACACACCAACAACTACCCCGAAATCGCCGCCAAGGACAAGCTGACGGAGCTGCAGCTCCGCGCCCGCCAGCTCCTCGACCAGGTCGAGCAGATCCAGAAGGAGCAGAACTACCAACGG TACCGGGAGGAGCGTTTCCGCATGACGAGCGAGAGCACCAACCAGCGGGTGCTGTGGTGGTCCATCGCCCAAACCatcatcctcatcctcaccGGCATCTGGCAGATGAGGCACCTCAAAAGCTTCTTCGAGGCCAAGAAGCTGGTGtag
- the DDX56 gene encoding putative ATP-dependent RNA helicase DDX56 isoform X2 encodes MAAAVAAPGFEHMGLDGRLLRAVAELGWATPTAIQAEAIPLALEGRDLLARARTGSGKTGAYGLPLLQHLLRVKEAPSAVAQAVRALVLVPSKELGQQVVRSLRQLAAFCARDVRVADLCAETDLAAQRPVLMEKPDVVVGTPGRVLAHLSARSLSLRHSLELLVLDEADLLLSFGFGEDIKSLLCHLPKIYQALLMSATFSADVEALKELVLHNPVTLRPPEPRLPGSSQLRQFAVRCGTEEDKFLLLCALLKLRLLRGRALLFVSTLARCYRLKLFLEQFGIPACALNSELPARSRCHVITQFNRGIYDYIVATDEEAPAAPVGQPPRKKRKGAAQSKGKDPEYGVARGIDFQNVAAVINFDVPPTVDSYIHRVGRTARADNPGTALTFALPEEQDGLARIEDALAAENGESMLQPYKFSMEEIEALRYRCRDAMRSVTKQAVKEARLREIKDELLNSEKLKAYFEDNPRDLHVLRHDKPLHPAIVKPHLRNVPEYLVPPSLRGIAKPNLKKRKWLRVPRTGAGRRGSSTSRGTGNPLQSFKYARHGAKRPAAPPS; translated from the exons ATGGCGGCAGCGGTGGCGGCGCCGGGGTTTGAGCACATGGGGCTGGACGGGCGGCTGCTGCGG GcggtggcagagctgggctgggccaCCCCCACGGCCATCCAGGCCGAGGCCATTCCCCTGGCGCTGGAGGGCCGTGATCTCCTGGCCCGGGCCAGGACCGGTTCCGGGAAGACGGGAGCGTACgggctgcccctgctccagcacctcctgcGCGTCAAGGAG GCGCCCTCGGCGGTGGCGCAGGCGGTGCGGGCGCTGGTGCTGGTGCCCTCCaaggagctggggcagcaggtGGTGCGCAGCCTGCGGCAGCTGGCGGCTTTTTGCGCCCGCGACGTGCGGGTGGCCGACCTCTGTGCCGAGACCGACCTCGCCGCCCAGCG GCCGGTGTTGATGGAGAAGCCGGACGTGGTGGTGGGCACGCCGGGGCGGGTGCTGGCACACCTCAGCGCCCGCAGCCTGAGCCTGCGGCACTcgctggagctgctggtgctggatGAGGCCGACCTGCTGCTCTCCTTCGGCTTCGGCGAGGACATCAAGTCCCTGCTGTG CCACCTCCCCAAGATCTACCAGGCGCTGCTCATGTCGGCCACCTTCAGCGCCGACGTGGAGGCCCTCAAAGAGCTGGTGCTGCACAACCCG GTGACGTTGCGCCCGCCGGAGCCTCGGCTGCcgggcagctcccagctgcgGCAGTTCGCGGTGCGCTGCGGCACCGAGGAGGACAAGTTCCTGCTGCTCTGCGCCCTGCTGAAGCTGAGGCTGCTGCGGGGCCGGGCCCTGCTCTTCGTGAGCACCCTCGCCCGCTGCTACCGCCTCAAGCTCTTCCTCGAGCAGTTCGGGATCCCCGCCTGCGCCCTCAACTCCGAGCTGCCCGCCCGCTCCCG GTGCCACGTCATCACCCAGTTCAACCGCGGCATCTACGACTACATCGTGGCCACCGACGAGGAGGCACCGGCGGCACCCGTGGGGCAGCCCCCACGCAAGAAGCGCAAGGGTGCTGCCCAGAG caAAGGCAAGGACCCAGAGTACGGCGTCGCGCGGGGCATCGACTTCCAAAACGTGGCCGCCGTCATCAACTTCGACGTGCCGCCGACAGTCGATTCCTACATCCACCGCGTGGGCAG AACGGCGCGCGCCGACAACCCCGGCACGGCGCTCACCTTCGCGCTGCCCGAGGAGCAGGACGGCCTGGCCCGCATCGAGGACGCGCTCGCCGCAG AGAATGGCGAGTCGATGCTGCAGCCCTACAAGTTCTCCATGGAGGAGATCGAGGCACTGCGCTACCGTTGCCGG GACGCCATGCGCTCCGTCACCAAGCAGGCGGTGAAGGAAGCCCGGCTGCGGGAGATCAAGGATGAGCTGCTCAACTCGGAGAAACTCAAG GCGTACTTTGAGGACAACCCCCGCGACCTGCACGTCCTGCGCCACGACAAGCCCCTGCACCCCGCCATCGTGAAGCCTCACCTCCGCAACGTGCCCGAGTACCTGG TGCCCCCCAGCCTCCGCGGCATCGCTAAACCCAACCTGAAGAAGCGCAAGTGGCTGCGGGTGCCGCGCACCGGTGCCGGCCGTCGTGGCAGCTCGACG tccCGTGGCACCGGCAACCCATTGCAGAGCTTCAAGTACGCCCGCCACGGTGCCAAGCGTCCCGCCGCGCCGCCCTCCTGA
- the DDX56 gene encoding putative ATP-dependent RNA helicase DDX56 isoform X1 → MAAAVAAPGFEHMGLDGRLLRAVAELGWATPTAIQAEAIPLALEGRDLLARARTGSGKTGAYGLPLLQHLLRVKEAQAPSAVAQAVRALVLVPSKELGQQVVRSLRQLAAFCARDVRVADLCAETDLAAQRPVLMEKPDVVVGTPGRVLAHLSARSLSLRHSLELLVLDEADLLLSFGFGEDIKSLLCHLPKIYQALLMSATFSADVEALKELVLHNPVTLRPPEPRLPGSSQLRQFAVRCGTEEDKFLLLCALLKLRLLRGRALLFVSTLARCYRLKLFLEQFGIPACALNSELPARSRCHVITQFNRGIYDYIVATDEEAPAAPVGQPPRKKRKGAAQSKGKDPEYGVARGIDFQNVAAVINFDVPPTVDSYIHRVGRTARADNPGTALTFALPEEQDGLARIEDALAAENGESMLQPYKFSMEEIEALRYRCRDAMRSVTKQAVKEARLREIKDELLNSEKLKAYFEDNPRDLHVLRHDKPLHPAIVKPHLRNVPEYLVPPSLRGIAKPNLKKRKWLRVPRTGAGRRGSSTSRGTGNPLQSFKYARHGAKRPAAPPS, encoded by the exons ATGGCGGCAGCGGTGGCGGCGCCGGGGTTTGAGCACATGGGGCTGGACGGGCGGCTGCTGCGG GcggtggcagagctgggctgggccaCCCCCACGGCCATCCAGGCCGAGGCCATTCCCCTGGCGCTGGAGGGCCGTGATCTCCTGGCCCGGGCCAGGACCGGTTCCGGGAAGACGGGAGCGTACgggctgcccctgctccagcacctcctgcGCGTCAAGGAG GCGCAGGCGCCCTCGGCGGTGGCGCAGGCGGTGCGGGCGCTGGTGCTGGTGCCCTCCaaggagctggggcagcaggtGGTGCGCAGCCTGCGGCAGCTGGCGGCTTTTTGCGCCCGCGACGTGCGGGTGGCCGACCTCTGTGCCGAGACCGACCTCGCCGCCCAGCG GCCGGTGTTGATGGAGAAGCCGGACGTGGTGGTGGGCACGCCGGGGCGGGTGCTGGCACACCTCAGCGCCCGCAGCCTGAGCCTGCGGCACTcgctggagctgctggtgctggatGAGGCCGACCTGCTGCTCTCCTTCGGCTTCGGCGAGGACATCAAGTCCCTGCTGTG CCACCTCCCCAAGATCTACCAGGCGCTGCTCATGTCGGCCACCTTCAGCGCCGACGTGGAGGCCCTCAAAGAGCTGGTGCTGCACAACCCG GTGACGTTGCGCCCGCCGGAGCCTCGGCTGCcgggcagctcccagctgcgGCAGTTCGCGGTGCGCTGCGGCACCGAGGAGGACAAGTTCCTGCTGCTCTGCGCCCTGCTGAAGCTGAGGCTGCTGCGGGGCCGGGCCCTGCTCTTCGTGAGCACCCTCGCCCGCTGCTACCGCCTCAAGCTCTTCCTCGAGCAGTTCGGGATCCCCGCCTGCGCCCTCAACTCCGAGCTGCCCGCCCGCTCCCG GTGCCACGTCATCACCCAGTTCAACCGCGGCATCTACGACTACATCGTGGCCACCGACGAGGAGGCACCGGCGGCACCCGTGGGGCAGCCCCCACGCAAGAAGCGCAAGGGTGCTGCCCAGAG caAAGGCAAGGACCCAGAGTACGGCGTCGCGCGGGGCATCGACTTCCAAAACGTGGCCGCCGTCATCAACTTCGACGTGCCGCCGACAGTCGATTCCTACATCCACCGCGTGGGCAG AACGGCGCGCGCCGACAACCCCGGCACGGCGCTCACCTTCGCGCTGCCCGAGGAGCAGGACGGCCTGGCCCGCATCGAGGACGCGCTCGCCGCAG AGAATGGCGAGTCGATGCTGCAGCCCTACAAGTTCTCCATGGAGGAGATCGAGGCACTGCGCTACCGTTGCCGG GACGCCATGCGCTCCGTCACCAAGCAGGCGGTGAAGGAAGCCCGGCTGCGGGAGATCAAGGATGAGCTGCTCAACTCGGAGAAACTCAAG GCGTACTTTGAGGACAACCCCCGCGACCTGCACGTCCTGCGCCACGACAAGCCCCTGCACCCCGCCATCGTGAAGCCTCACCTCCGCAACGTGCCCGAGTACCTGG TGCCCCCCAGCCTCCGCGGCATCGCTAAACCCAACCTGAAGAAGCGCAAGTGGCTGCGGGTGCCGCGCACCGGTGCCGGCCGTCGTGGCAGCTCGACG tccCGTGGCACCGGCAACCCATTGCAGAGCTTCAAGTACGCCCGCCACGGTGCCAAGCGTCCCGCCGCGCCGCCCTCCTGA